From Woronichinia naegeliana WA131, the proteins below share one genomic window:
- a CDS encoding RidA family protein: MMKEIIQTTQAPAPVGPYNQAIAVQGKLLFVAGQIPLDPHSGEIIGKEDIGQQTQQVMANLEAILTQAGATWSDVVKTTVFLQDLGHFVAMNQVYATYFEEATAPARACVEVARLPKDVWVEIDCIAVIPD, translated from the coding sequence ATCATGAAAGAAATTATTCAAACCACCCAAGCCCCTGCTCCCGTTGGCCCCTACAATCAAGCGATCGCAGTCCAGGGAAAACTGTTATTTGTTGCAGGTCAGATTCCCCTGGATCCTCACAGTGGCGAAATTATTGGTAAAGAAGACATTGGGCAACAAACCCAACAGGTCATGGCTAATCTAGAGGCCATTTTGACCCAAGCAGGAGCCACCTGGTCTGATGTCGTTAAAACTACAGTTTTTCTCCAAGATTTAGGGCATTTTGTCGCGATGAATCAGGTTTATGCCACCTATTTTGAGGAAGCAACCGCTCCAGCCCGGGCCTGTGTAGAAGTGGCACGACTGCCCAAGGATGTTTGGGTCGAAATTGACTGCATTGCGGTTATCCCCGATTAA
- the moeB gene encoding molybdopterin-synthase adenylyltransferase MoeB, whose translation MLNPNLTEIELSKDDYQRYSRHIILPEVGLDGQKRIKAASVLCVGTGGLGSPLLLYLAAAGVGRIGIVDFDIVDHSNLQRQIIHGTSWVGKPKIESAKNRILEINPYCQVDLYETQLSSVNALEIIKPYDIVIDGTDNFPTRYLTNDACVLLDKPNIYGSIFRFEGQATVFNYQGGPNYRDLYPEPPPPGMVPSCAEGGVLGVLPGIVGTIQATEAIKIILGAPHTLSGRLLLFNAWEMKFRELKLRPDPERPVITELIDYEQFCGIPQAKAAEAAEKSALAEMTVLELKALIDNGPQDFVLIDVRNPNEYDIARIPGSVLIPLPDIEKGPGVEKVRELLNGHRLIAHCKMGGRSAKALSILKEAGIEGINVKGGISAWSQEVDPSVTQY comes from the coding sequence ATGCTTAATCCAAACTTGACGGAGATTGAACTCTCTAAAGACGACTACCAACGTTATTCCCGCCACATTATCTTGCCAGAAGTTGGGCTGGACGGACAAAAACGGATCAAGGCCGCCAGTGTACTCTGCGTGGGTACGGGTGGACTGGGTTCGCCTCTTTTATTATATTTAGCAGCGGCCGGGGTAGGCCGCATTGGCATTGTGGATTTTGACATTGTTGACCACTCCAATCTGCAACGTCAAATTATTCATGGAACCTCCTGGGTCGGTAAGCCTAAAATTGAATCGGCCAAAAATCGGATTTTAGAAATTAATCCCTACTGTCAGGTGGACTTGTACGAAACCCAACTCAGTTCCGTTAATGCTCTAGAGATTATCAAACCCTACGATATCGTGATTGATGGTACAGATAATTTCCCCACCCGTTATCTGACCAATGATGCCTGTGTTTTATTGGATAAACCCAATATTTACGGTTCTATCTTCCGTTTTGAAGGCCAAGCCACTGTCTTTAACTATCAGGGTGGCCCCAACTACCGCGATCTTTATCCCGAACCACCACCACCAGGCATGGTTCCTTCCTGTGCGGAGGGAGGGGTTCTAGGCGTATTACCAGGAATTGTGGGAACGATCCAAGCCACAGAAGCGATCAAAATTATTTTGGGTGCTCCCCATACCCTCAGTGGCCGTCTCCTCCTTTTCAATGCCTGGGAGATGAAGTTTCGGGAATTAAAACTGCGACCCGATCCTGAACGTCCCGTGATCACAGAACTGATTGATTATGAACAATTCTGTGGCATTCCCCAGGCTAAAGCCGCCGAAGCCGCCGAAAAATCTGCCTTAGCCGAAATGACCGTTTTGGAGTTAAAAGCCTTAATAGACAATGGGCCCCAGGACTTTGTGCTCATTGATGTTCGTAATCCCAATGAATATGACATTGCTCGTATTCCAGGTTCGGTACTGATTCCCTTACCCGACATTGAAAAAGGGCCAGGAGTTGAGAAAGTACGAGAATTACTGAACGGTCATCGTCTCATTGCTCACTGTAAGATGGGGGGGCGATCGGCCAAAGCCTTGTCTATTCTCAAGGAAGCGGGCATTGAAGGGATTAATGTCAAAGGTGGCATTAGTGCCTGGAGCCAAGAAGTTGATCCTAGTGTGACTCAGTATTAA
- the psbB gene encoding photosystem II chlorophyll-binding protein CP47, translating into MGLPWYRVHTVVLNDPGRLISVHLMHTALVAGWAGSMALYELAIFDPSDAVLNPMWRQGMFVLPFMARLGVTSSWGGWSVTGETGVDPGFWSFEGVAAAHIVLSGLLFLAAVWHWVFWDLELFVDPRTGESALDLPKMFGIHLFLSGLLCFGFGAFHLTGVWGPGMWVSDPYGLTGHVQPVAPEWGPSGFNPFNPGGVVAHHIAAGIVGIIAGLFHLTVRPPERLYKALKMGNIETVLSSSIAAVFFAAFVVAGTMWYGNATTPIELFGPTRYQWDKGYFQAEIQHRVDVKLAEGASLSEAWSTIPEKLAFYDYVGNSPAKGGLFRTGAMDSGDGIAKTWAGHPVFKDKEGRELTVRRMPNFFETFPIIMTDADGVVRADIPFRRAESKFSVEQTGVTVSVYGGELDGQTFSDASSVKKFARKAQLGEAFDFDRETLNSDGVFRTSPRGWFTFGHAVFALLFFFGHIWHGSRTIFRDVFAGVEIEEEQVEWGLFQKVGDKTTRTSSEA; encoded by the coding sequence ATGGGACTACCTTGGTATCGAGTTCACACCGTTGTCCTGAATGATCCAGGACGTTTAATTTCTGTTCACCTCATGCACACTGCTCTGGTAGCAGGTTGGGCTGGTTCAATGGCTCTCTATGAGCTAGCTATTTTTGATCCCAGCGATGCGGTTCTAAACCCCATGTGGCGACAAGGGATGTTTGTTCTTCCCTTCATGGCACGTCTGGGCGTAACTTCCTCCTGGGGAGGATGGAGCGTCACCGGAGAAACCGGAGTTGATCCTGGCTTCTGGTCTTTTGAAGGCGTAGCGGCTGCCCATATTGTTCTTTCTGGTTTGCTCTTTTTAGCGGCTGTTTGGCACTGGGTATTTTGGGATTTAGAACTCTTTGTCGATCCTCGCACTGGTGAATCGGCGCTGGATTTACCCAAAATGTTTGGGATTCACCTGTTCTTATCTGGTCTTCTCTGTTTTGGCTTTGGAGCTTTCCACCTCACTGGGGTGTGGGGCCCCGGAATGTGGGTCTCTGATCCCTATGGTCTGACGGGCCATGTTCAACCCGTTGCACCGGAGTGGGGGCCATCGGGCTTTAACCCCTTTAATCCAGGGGGTGTGGTTGCTCACCATATTGCAGCAGGAATTGTTGGTATTATTGCAGGTCTATTCCACTTAACAGTGCGTCCTCCTGAACGGCTCTATAAAGCCCTGAAAATGGGAAATATTGAAACCGTACTTTCCAGTAGTATTGCGGCAGTTTTCTTTGCTGCTTTTGTCGTCGCGGGAACCATGTGGTATGGCAATGCCACCACTCCGATCGAACTCTTTGGCCCGACCCGTTATCAATGGGATAAGGGCTATTTCCAAGCAGAGATTCAACATCGTGTTGACGTGAAGCTGGCTGAAGGGGCTTCTCTGTCAGAGGCTTGGTCAACTATTCCTGAAAAACTCGCTTTCTATGATTATGTGGGTAATAGCCCTGCTAAGGGAGGATTATTCCGTACTGGAGCGATGGATAGTGGAGATGGTATTGCGAAAACCTGGGCAGGCCACCCTGTTTTCAAAGATAAAGAAGGTCGGGAATTAACCGTGCGTCGGATGCCCAACTTCTTTGAAACTTTCCCCATTATCATGACTGATGCGGATGGCGTGGTTCGTGCTGATATTCCCTTCCGTCGTGCAGAATCGAAATTCTCGGTTGAACAAACCGGCGTAACCGTTTCTGTCTATGGTGGTGAATTAGATGGTCAAACCTTCTCTGACGCTTCTTCTGTGAAGAAATTTGCCCGTAAAGCTCAGTTAGGGGAAGCTTTCGACTTTGACCGCGAAACTCTCAACTCGGATGGGGTATTCCGCACTAGCCCTCGTGGTTGGTTTACCTTTGGTCACGCAGTATTTGCGTTGCTGTTCTTCTTTGGCCATATTTGGCATGGTTCTCGGACTATTTTCCGCGATGTATTTGCCGGTGTGGAAATTGAGGAAGAACAAGTGGAATGGGGTCTGTTCCAGAAAGTGGGTGATAAGACCACTCGTACGAGTAGTGAAGCTTAA
- the hemL gene encoding glutamate-1-semialdehyde 2,1-aminomutase — MVSPASFKTTKSEEIFAAAQALMPGGVSSPVRAFKSVGGQPIVFDRVAGANIWDVDGNEYIDYVGTWGPAICGHAHPEVIAALQNALSKGTSFGAPCLQENILAEMVIDAVPSIEMVRFVNSGTEACMSVLRLMRAFTGREKIIKFEGCYHGHADMFLVKAGSGVATLGLPDSPGVPKSTTTSTLTAPYNDLEAVKVLFQDHPDSIAGVILEPVVGNAGFIPPDAGFLEGLRELTKEYGALLVFDEVMTGFRIAYGGAQAKFGITPDLTTLGKVIGGGLPVGAYGGRQDIMAMVAPAGPMYQAGTLSGNPLAMTAGIKTLELLQKPGTYEYLDKITGRLATGLLQAARDNGHQVCGGHISAMFGLFFTAGPVRNYEDAKQADLAKFGRFHRGMLERGIYLAPSQFEAGFTSLAHTEADIDRTIATAKEVLAQI; from the coding sequence TTGGTTAGCCCAGCCTCTTTTAAAACCACAAAATCAGAAGAAATTTTTGCTGCTGCTCAAGCCCTAATGCCAGGGGGGGTTAGCTCTCCAGTACGAGCCTTTAAATCCGTTGGTGGTCAGCCCATCGTTTTTGATCGAGTCGCAGGAGCTAATATTTGGGATGTGGATGGTAACGAATATATCGATTATGTGGGCACTTGGGGGCCAGCCATTTGTGGCCATGCCCATCCCGAAGTCATTGCCGCCCTACAAAATGCCCTGAGCAAGGGAACCAGTTTTGGTGCACCTTGCCTCCAAGAAAACATCCTGGCGGAAATGGTCATTGATGCCGTTCCCAGCATTGAAATGGTGCGGTTTGTCAATTCAGGAACCGAAGCCTGTATGTCGGTTTTGCGATTGATGCGAGCCTTTACGGGACGGGAAAAAATTATTAAATTTGAAGGTTGTTATCACGGCCACGCCGATATGTTCCTGGTCAAGGCTGGATCGGGGGTTGCGACTCTGGGACTACCTGACTCACCTGGTGTTCCCAAATCAACAACGACCAGTACCCTAACGGCTCCCTACAATGACCTAGAAGCCGTCAAAGTTCTTTTTCAAGATCATCCTGACAGTATTGCAGGTGTTATTCTAGAACCAGTGGTTGGTAATGCGGGCTTTATCCCTCCCGATGCTGGATTTTTAGAAGGATTACGAGAATTAACGAAGGAATACGGAGCCTTACTCGTTTTTGATGAAGTGATGACTGGTTTTCGGATTGCTTACGGTGGTGCTCAAGCAAAATTTGGTATTACGCCCGATTTAACTACCCTGGGTAAGGTTATTGGGGGTGGTTTACCTGTGGGAGCCTATGGTGGTCGTCAAGATATTATGGCGATGGTCGCTCCGGCTGGCCCCATGTATCAAGCGGGAACCTTGTCGGGCAATCCTTTGGCGATGACGGCTGGCATTAAAACACTAGAACTATTGCAAAAGCCTGGCACCTACGAATATTTGGATAAAATTACCGGTCGTTTAGCAACGGGTTTATTGCAGGCGGCCAGGGATAACGGTCATCAAGTCTGCGGCGGTCATATCAGTGCCATGTTTGGCCTGTTCTTTACGGCGGGCCCAGTTCGCAACTATGAAGATGCCAAGCAAGCGGATTTGGCTAAATTCGGTCGTTTCCATCGCGGTATGTTAGAGCGGGGAATTTATCTGGCTCCGTCTCAATTTGAAGCCGGATTTACTTCCTTGGCCCATACGGAAGCGGATATCGATCGCACGATCGCAACTGCTAAGGAGGTTTTGGCTCAGATCTAA
- a CDS encoding class I SAM-dependent methyltransferase gives MTKQNDRWNACLYQEQHQFVWQYGQDLLELLNPQAVEVILDLGCGTGQLTQVLAEKGVRAIGIDRSSQMIEQAQRNFPDLEFQVADATAFSLPMVVDAVFSNAVLHWIPQAEAVISCIHRVLKPGGRLVVEFGAKGNVAHILSAIAFGLEKLGKTRPQPWYFPTLGDYTTRLENQGFWVNYATTFERLTPLTDGDRGLENWLKMFTQEWLGDLSEVEKKQLFQQVETQLKSTLYDQGNWFADYCRLRIVATKL, from the coding sequence ATGACTAAACAAAACGATCGCTGGAACGCCTGCCTATATCAAGAGCAGCACCAATTTGTCTGGCAATACGGTCAGGATTTGCTGGAATTACTTAATCCTCAAGCGGTCGAAGTGATTCTAGATTTAGGCTGTGGTACGGGACAGTTAACCCAAGTTTTGGCTGAAAAAGGGGTCAGGGCGATCGGAATTGATCGTTCTAGTCAGATGATTGAGCAGGCCCAACGCAATTTTCCGGATCTGGAATTTCAAGTTGCCGATGCGACGGCTTTCTCCTTACCGATGGTAGTAGATGCGGTTTTTTCTAATGCAGTTTTGCATTGGATTCCCCAGGCAGAGGCGGTGATTAGTTGTATTCATCGAGTTTTAAAGCCTGGGGGTCGTTTAGTGGTGGAGTTTGGTGCCAAGGGAAATGTTGCACACATTCTATCGGCGATCGCGTTTGGCTTGGAAAAATTAGGAAAAACTCGTCCTCAACCCTGGTACTTCCCCACCTTAGGAGACTATACAACCCGATTAGAAAACCAAGGTTTTTGGGTCAATTATGCGACGACCTTTGAACGCTTAACGCCCTTAACCGATGGCGATCGGGGGTTAGAAAATTGGTTGAAAATGTTTACTCAGGAGTGGCTAGGAGATTTGTCAGAGGTAGAAAAAAAACAACTTTTTCAACAGGTAGAAACTCAATTGAAATCAACCCTTTATGATCAGGGCAACTGGTTTGCCGATTATTGTCGTTTGAGAATTGTCGCAACTAAATTGTAG
- a CDS encoding cobalt-precorrin-6A reductase, giving the protein MVKTKRVLILGGTDQGWQLAAQAAKIPDLEVFFSLAGRTRQPMIPMIQTRIGGFGGIPGLRDYLQQEKIDFLINATHPFATQISQNAAIAASSLVIPYLRLLRPAWQKSEQDNWIEVESYEAAVSILSPLAQRVFLSIGRQELAIFSTLSDHWFLMRMVEPPSLNGSLPQGKVLLARGPFDLDEERSLLQTYKIEVIVSKNSGGNATYPKILAARELGIPVIMVQRPELEKEETVAEIKEAIAWLKNKLENDK; this is encoded by the coding sequence ATGGTTAAAACGAAACGAGTTCTAATTTTAGGAGGCACGGATCAAGGTTGGCAATTAGCGGCTCAAGCAGCGAAAATTCCTGATCTAGAGGTCTTTTTTTCCTTGGCAGGCCGCACTCGTCAGCCGATGATTCCCATGATTCAAACTCGTATCGGTGGTTTTGGCGGAATCCCAGGCTTAAGAGACTATTTACAGCAGGAGAAAATTGATTTTTTAATTAATGCGACCCATCCCTTTGCCACTCAAATTTCCCAAAATGCGGCGATCGCGGCCTCATCGCTGGTGATTCCCTATCTACGTTTACTGCGTCCTGCTTGGCAAAAAAGTGAGCAAGATAATTGGATAGAAGTCGAAAGTTATGAAGCGGCAGTTAGTATCTTATCTCCGTTAGCCCAACGGGTATTTTTAAGTATTGGTCGGCAAGAATTGGCTATTTTTTCGACGCTTTCCGATCACTGGTTTCTGATGCGAATGGTTGAGCCACCTTCTCTTAATGGTTCCCTGCCCCAGGGCAAAGTTCTTTTAGCTCGTGGCCCCTTTGATTTAGATGAGGAGCGATCGCTGTTACAAACCTACAAAATTGAGGTAATCGTTAGTAAAAATAGTGGTGGTAATGCCACTTACCCTAAAATTCTAGCAGCACGAGAATTAGGAATCCCTGTGATTATGGTGCAGCGTCCTGAGCTAGAAAAGGAAGAAACAGTGGCAGAAATAAAAGAAGCTATAGCCTGGCTAAAAAACAAGCTAGAAAATGATAAATGA